A genome region from Triticum aestivum cultivar Chinese Spring chromosome 2B, IWGSC CS RefSeq v2.1, whole genome shotgun sequence includes the following:
- the LOC123042854 gene encoding protein QUIRKY-like, producing the protein MSTHKLIVEVASAQDLFPKYGKGSVSAYVKLKFGGQRFCTTVKLKDLNPVWNERFCFHLSDPSHLPELSLEACVYFFSKRRKTLSEACVCYVNKPVEGSRSLLGKVRIAGTSFVPFSDAVVMPYPLNKHQMFSRVKGTLALKVYTTDDPHIAASNTLGMINSSNNMESILQDQSSRPHSIPLQHLKEITNNFSEDRILGHGGIGVVYKGVLHNGEMIAVKKIVSSLMPGPQKQFENEVYHLMIVRNPNIV; encoded by the exons ATGtcgacacacaagttgatcgtgGAGGTGGCAAGTGCTCAAGATTTGTTTCCTAAGTATGGGAAAGGTTCTGTGAGTGCCTATGTCAAGCTTAAATTTGGTGGTCAGCGTTTTTGCACGACCGTCAAGCTGAAGGATCTAAACCCAGTGTGGAACGAACGCTTCTGCTTTCACTTGTCTGATCCGTCGCATCTTCCCGAGCTTTCTCTTGAAGCATGTGTCTACTTTTTTTCGAAAAGAAGGAAAACCCTCAGTGAAGCATGTGTCTGCTATGTCAACAAACCTGTTGAAGGCTCCAGGTCCTTGCTTGGCAAGGTTAGAATTGCTGGGACCTCATTCGTGCCCTTCTCAGATGCTGTTGTTATGCCTTATCCACTGAATAAGCACCAGATGTTCTCGCGTGTCAAAGGGACATTGGCTCTGAAAGTATATACCACTGATGACCCACACATTGCAGCTTCAAACACGCTTGGGATGATCAATAGTTCTAATAATATGGAAAGCATATTACAGGATCAGAGTTCAAGACCACATAGTATACCACTGCAACATTTGAAAGAAATCACAAATAACTTCTCTGAAGATCGAATACTTGGACATGGTGGTATTGGTGTGGTATATAAG GGGGTGCTGCATAATGGGGAAATGATTGCTGTGAAGAAGATTGTATCGTCATTAATGCCAGGCCCACAGAAGCAATTTGAGAATGAAGTTTATCATCTTATGATCGTTAGGAACCCCAATATAGTGTGA